Proteins found in one Panicum hallii strain FIL2 chromosome 4, PHallii_v3.1, whole genome shotgun sequence genomic segment:
- the LOC112890884 gene encoding SUPPRESSOR OF GAMMA RESPONSE 1 isoform X1 yields MTGTTWIIDSQRFATKIKNASGSSDPSKQKWMSNPSKECPKCSHVIDNSDVVHQWPGLPKGVKFDPSDQELLWHLLAKHGKSGIKPHPFIDEFIPTVEEVDGICYTHPQKLPGVKKNGSVSHFFHRTFKAYNTGNRKRRKINTDDLADVRWHKTGKTKPVLVDGKHLGCKKIMVLYISTEKGGKPEKTNWVMHQYNLGTGEDEKEGEYVVSKLFFQQQFKPGEKNAQELTTGDAVESVAAETDAVESMAAEADASDFTTLPSEGHFSTIQEVVHNSEHNPYQVNENCEINIQENASEGTVVHPPSEKPEGGDNPQSQDPKLWESDSQFELLDSQQLAEGLAMCDEFLLSQSQTSCGGGDEPRVIKPCLAVYAQLPTEDFKKDLEECQQLEPSDAVNIELDSTAEFRLSQIDFSQDSFTTWASGKMIDD; encoded by the exons ATGACCGG GACAACATGGATAATTGACAGCCAAAGATTTGCCACCAAAATAAAAAATGCTTCTGGGTCTTCAGATCCCAGTAAACAGAAATGGATGAGCAACCCAAGTAAAGAGTGCCCAAAGTGTAGCCATGTCATTGATAATAGCGAT GTTGTTCACCAGTGGCCTGGTTTGCCTAAAGGTGTAAAATTTGATCCATCTGACCAGGAATTGCTTTGGCACTTGTTGGCAAAACATGGAAAATCTGGTATAAAACCTCATCCATTCATTGATGAATTTATTCCAACAGTTGAGGAAGTTGATGGCATCTGCTACACTCATCCACAGAAACTTCCAG GTGTTAAGAAAAATGGAAGTGTATCACACTTCTTCCACAGGACATTTAAGGCCTATAACACTGGCAATAGGAAGCGTCGAAAGATAAACACCGATGATCTTGCTGATGTTCGTTGGCACAAGACTGGCAAGACAAAGCCAGTATTAGTTGATGGAAAGCACCTTGGCTGTAAGAAAATAATGGTGCTTTACATTAGCACTGAAAAGGGTGGGAAGCCTGAGAAAACCAATTGGGTGATGCACCAGTACAACCTAGGCACTGGGGAGGATGAGAAAGAGGGTGAATATGTCGTCTCTAAATTATTTTTTCAGCAGCAATTTAAACCTGGGGAGAAGAATGCTCAAGAGCTAACCACAGGAGATGCTGTAGAATCAGTGGCTGCTGAAACAGATGCTGTAGAATCAATGGCTGCTGAAGCAGatgcttctgatttcactacaTTGCCCTCTGAAGGACATTTTAGTACAATCCAAGAAGTTGTACACAATTCGGAGCATAATCCTTATCAG GTTAACGAAAACTGTGAAATAAACATTCAAGAGAATGCTTCTGAAGGGACAGTTGTCCACCCACCGTCAGAGAAACCAGAGGGTGGAGATAATCCTCAGTCACAAGATCCCAAGTTGTGGGAAAGTGATTCCCAGTTTGAACTGTTAGACTCTCAGCAGCTGGCAGAAGGACTCGCTATGTGTGATGAGTTCCTCCTGAGTCAGTCACAAACCTCTTgtggtggtggagatgaacccaGAGTGATCAAACCTTGCCTGGCTGTTTATGCCCAACTACCAACAGAGGACTTCAAGAAGGATTTGGAAGAGTGCCAGCAGTTGGAGCCCTCAGACGCTGTGAATATTGAGCTTGACAGCACAGCTGAGTTCCGACTGAGCCAAATT GATTTTTCACAGGACAGCTTTACGACATGGGCTAGCGGCAAGATGATTGACGACTGA
- the LOC112890884 gene encoding SUPPRESSOR OF GAMMA RESPONSE 1 isoform X2: MTGTTWIIDSQRFATKIKNASGSSDPSKQKWMSNPSKECPKCSHVIDNSDVVHQWPGLPKGVKFDPSDQELLWHLLAKHGKSGIKPHPFIDEFIPTVEEVDGICYTHPQKLPGVKKNGSVSHFFHRTFKAYNTGNRKRRKINTDDLADVRWHKTGKTKPVLVDGKHLGCKKIMVLYISTEKGGKPEKTNWVMHQYNLGTGEDEKEGEYVVSKLFFQQQFKPGEKNAQELTTGDAVESVAAETDAVESMAAEADASDFTTLPSEGHFSTIQEVVHNSEHNPYQVNENCEINIQENASEGTVVHPPSEKPEGGDNPQSQDPKLWESDSQFELLDSQQLAEGLAMCDEFLLSQSQTSCGGGDEPRVIKPCLAVYAQLPTEDFKKDLEECQQLEPSDAVNIELDSTAEFRLSQIVWFRCH, translated from the exons ATGACCGG GACAACATGGATAATTGACAGCCAAAGATTTGCCACCAAAATAAAAAATGCTTCTGGGTCTTCAGATCCCAGTAAACAGAAATGGATGAGCAACCCAAGTAAAGAGTGCCCAAAGTGTAGCCATGTCATTGATAATAGCGAT GTTGTTCACCAGTGGCCTGGTTTGCCTAAAGGTGTAAAATTTGATCCATCTGACCAGGAATTGCTTTGGCACTTGTTGGCAAAACATGGAAAATCTGGTATAAAACCTCATCCATTCATTGATGAATTTATTCCAACAGTTGAGGAAGTTGATGGCATCTGCTACACTCATCCACAGAAACTTCCAG GTGTTAAGAAAAATGGAAGTGTATCACACTTCTTCCACAGGACATTTAAGGCCTATAACACTGGCAATAGGAAGCGTCGAAAGATAAACACCGATGATCTTGCTGATGTTCGTTGGCACAAGACTGGCAAGACAAAGCCAGTATTAGTTGATGGAAAGCACCTTGGCTGTAAGAAAATAATGGTGCTTTACATTAGCACTGAAAAGGGTGGGAAGCCTGAGAAAACCAATTGGGTGATGCACCAGTACAACCTAGGCACTGGGGAGGATGAGAAAGAGGGTGAATATGTCGTCTCTAAATTATTTTTTCAGCAGCAATTTAAACCTGGGGAGAAGAATGCTCAAGAGCTAACCACAGGAGATGCTGTAGAATCAGTGGCTGCTGAAACAGATGCTGTAGAATCAATGGCTGCTGAAGCAGatgcttctgatttcactacaTTGCCCTCTGAAGGACATTTTAGTACAATCCAAGAAGTTGTACACAATTCGGAGCATAATCCTTATCAG GTTAACGAAAACTGTGAAATAAACATTCAAGAGAATGCTTCTGAAGGGACAGTTGTCCACCCACCGTCAGAGAAACCAGAGGGTGGAGATAATCCTCAGTCACAAGATCCCAAGTTGTGGGAAAGTGATTCCCAGTTTGAACTGTTAGACTCTCAGCAGCTGGCAGAAGGACTCGCTATGTGTGATGAGTTCCTCCTGAGTCAGTCACAAACCTCTTgtggtggtggagatgaacccaGAGTGATCAAACCTTGCCTGGCTGTTTATGCCCAACTACCAACAGAGGACTTCAAGAAGGATTTGGAAGAGTGCCAGCAGTTGGAGCCCTCAGACGCTGTGAATATTGAGCTTGACAGCACAGCTGAGTTCCGACTGAGCCAAATTGTATGGTTCCGATGCCATTGA